The following proteins come from a genomic window of Flavobacterium crocinum:
- the glmS gene encoding glutamine--fructose-6-phosphate transaminase (isomerizing) has translation MCGIVGYIGHRDAYPIVIKGLKRLEYRGYDSAGVMLYDEESGIKLCKTKGKVSDLEAKAKENFTTNGSIGIGHTRWATHGVPNDVNSHPHLSNSGDLVIIHNGIIENYAPLKEELIKRGYTFKSDTDTEVLVNLIEEVQKKENIKLGKAVQIALNQVVGAYAIAVFDKKNPNELVAARLGSPLAIGVGEGEYFVASDASPFIEYTSNAVYLEDGEMANIRLHKPIKIRKIKDDSLVDPYIQELQMNLEQIEKGGYDHFMLKEIYEQPSVIRDTYRGRLHANEGIVQMAGVEDNLEKFLNAKRILIVACGTSWHAGLVAEYIFEEFTRIPVEVEYASEFRYRNPIINKDDVVIAISQSGETADTMAAIKLAKENGAFVFGVCNVVGSSISRESHAGAYTHAGPEIGVASTKAFTTQITVLTMIALKLGKAKGTLSNTDFHTYLQELEIIPEKVAEALETNDKAKEIAAAFKDSANCLYLGRGYNFPVALEGALKLKEISYIHAEGYPAAEMKHGPIALIDEHMPVIVIAPKQGHYDKIVSNIQEIKSRSGKIIAVVTKGDIQVRELADYVIEIPETSDALSPLVTTIPLQLLSYYIAVMRGCNVDQPRNLAKSVTVE, from the coding sequence ATGTGTGGAATTGTTGGATATATCGGTCATAGAGACGCTTATCCTATTGTAATCAAGGGCTTAAAGCGACTTGAGTACAGAGGTTATGACAGTGCCGGTGTTATGCTGTATGACGAAGAGTCGGGCATAAAACTTTGTAAAACAAAAGGTAAAGTTTCTGATCTTGAAGCTAAAGCAAAGGAGAATTTTACAACAAATGGAAGCATTGGAATTGGACATACACGCTGGGCTACACATGGAGTACCAAATGATGTAAACTCTCATCCCCACCTTTCAAACTCCGGTGATTTAGTAATTATCCATAACGGAATTATTGAAAATTATGCTCCTTTAAAAGAAGAGCTAATCAAAAGAGGTTATACTTTTAAGTCGGATACAGATACAGAAGTTTTAGTTAATTTAATAGAAGAAGTTCAGAAGAAAGAAAATATTAAATTAGGTAAAGCAGTTCAGATTGCATTGAACCAGGTAGTTGGGGCGTATGCAATTGCTGTTTTTGATAAAAAAAATCCAAACGAACTTGTGGCGGCTAGATTGGGAAGTCCGCTGGCAATTGGAGTTGGAGAAGGAGAGTATTTCGTTGCTTCTGATGCATCACCATTTATTGAATATACTTCTAATGCAGTGTATTTGGAAGATGGAGAAATGGCGAATATCAGATTGCATAAGCCAATTAAAATCAGAAAAATTAAAGATGACTCCTTAGTAGATCCTTATATTCAGGAACTTCAAATGAATTTGGAGCAGATTGAAAAAGGTGGTTATGATCACTTTATGCTGAAAGAGATCTACGAACAACCAAGTGTAATTAGAGATACTTACAGAGGAAGGCTTCATGCAAATGAAGGAATTGTTCAGATGGCCGGTGTCGAGGATAACCTGGAGAAATTCTTAAATGCAAAACGTATTCTAATCGTAGCTTGTGGAACTTCATGGCATGCAGGTTTAGTGGCTGAATATATTTTTGAAGAGTTTACCCGTATTCCGGTTGAAGTAGAATATGCTTCTGAGTTTAGATACAGAAACCCAATCATCAATAAAGATGATGTAGTTATTGCTATTTCTCAGTCTGGTGAGACTGCAGATACAATGGCAGCTATTAAACTGGCTAAAGAAAACGGAGCCTTTGTGTTTGGTGTTTGTAACGTAGTTGGTTCGTCTATTTCAAGAGAAAGTCATGCAGGTGCTTATACGCATGCGGGACCGGAAATTGGAGTAGCTTCAACAAAAGCATTTACAACTCAAATCACAGTTTTAACAATGATTGCTTTAAAACTTGGAAAAGCAAAAGGAACATTGTCAAATACGGATTTCCATACTTATCTTCAGGAATTAGAAATTATTCCGGAAAAAGTAGCTGAAGCATTAGAAACTAATGATAAAGCAAAAGAAATTGCTGCTGCTTTTAAAGACTCTGCAAACTGTCTTTATCTGGGTAGAGGATATAACTTCCCGGTTGCTTTAGAAGGAGCTTTAAAACTAAAAGAGATTTCATATATCCACGCAGAAGGTTATCCGGCTGCAGAGATGAAACACGGTCCGATCGCTTTGATTGATGAGCATATGCCGGTTATTGTAATTGCTCCTAAACAAGGGCATTATGATAAGATCGTAAGTAATATTCAGGAAATTAAATCAAGAAGTGGGAAGATTATCGCTGTAGTTACAAAAGGTGATATTCAGGTACGTGAACTGGCAGATTACGTAATCGAAATTCCGGAAACTTCAGATGCATTGTCTCCATTGGTGACGACAATTCCGTTACAATTACTTTCTTACTATATTGCAGTTATGAGGGGATGTAATGTAGATCAACCTCGTAACTTAGCGAAATCGGTTACAGTAGAATAG
- a CDS encoding DUF4270 domain-containing protein, producing the protein MYNTSFIKKILLALIVVFLYSCDKDFNAIGDGLVGDDHFGLEPEEYSVLAFNQEITPVASNNLPTNALGIFDNPLFGTTTANFVTQVALASYAPTIGESPVIQSVYLAIPYFVKNKVTATDGTSTYELDSIYGGQGSNFKIKLSVYESNMQMRNSYFSGGNQLPQYYYTDQDNAFSSVKGSLRLNDSIGSNGVNVDDQFYFSAAERTDSIVTDGKKTASRIAPQMYLKLNKQFFQDKILKAATSKLASEDVFQDYFRGLYFMVEKSGSSPSNMALMDFTKGVITIKYKAKTASTTDGDATEDKEIVLNLKSLVTGGVVSTNSFLQDVRNADYQNAIATANINTTEGDERLYLKGGQGSLAVIRLNDFASQLDDIRKTNWKVNEANLVFHVDTDKMGTTRRPQRVYLYDLTNNTVLLDYSADDTAPYGGGLITVDSKKGTYYKIRITNHIRNLIKDATAKNIDLGLSVSLSGSVIASNPLKNKNSIISQAPRTSVMSPLGTVLYGGKTSAGDKRLKLEVYYTKPN; encoded by the coding sequence ATGTATAATACTTCTTTTATTAAGAAAATTCTTTTAGCTTTAATTGTTGTTTTTTTATATTCATGCGACAAAGATTTTAATGCAATTGGTGATGGTTTAGTTGGAGATGATCATTTTGGGCTTGAGCCGGAAGAGTATAGTGTTTTAGCCTTCAATCAGGAAATAACTCCTGTTGCCTCAAATAATTTACCGACAAATGCGTTAGGTATTTTTGATAATCCATTGTTTGGTACTACAACAGCAAACTTTGTAACTCAGGTGGCACTAGCTTCTTATGCACCTACAATTGGAGAATCTCCGGTAATTCAAAGTGTGTATCTTGCTATTCCATATTTTGTTAAAAATAAAGTAACTGCTACAGATGGCACTAGTACTTATGAATTGGATTCTATTTATGGAGGGCAAGGCAGTAACTTTAAAATAAAGTTAAGTGTTTATGAGTCAAATATGCAGATGAGAAACAGCTATTTTAGTGGAGGAAATCAATTGCCTCAGTACTATTATACTGATCAGGATAACGCCTTTTCTAGTGTTAAAGGTAGCTTGCGATTAAATGATTCAATCGGTAGTAATGGTGTTAATGTAGATGACCAATTTTATTTTAGCGCTGCTGAGCGAACTGATTCAATTGTTACTGACGGAAAAAAGACCGCTAGTAGGATTGCTCCTCAAATGTATTTAAAACTTAATAAACAGTTTTTTCAAGATAAAATATTAAAGGCAGCAACTTCAAAACTGGCTAGTGAAGATGTTTTTCAGGACTATTTCAGAGGTTTGTATTTTATGGTTGAAAAATCAGGAAGTTCGCCGAGTAATATGGCTTTGATGGACTTTACTAAAGGTGTAATTACAATTAAATATAAAGCCAAAACGGCTTCTACAACTGATGGTGATGCAACAGAAGATAAAGAGATTGTTTTGAATTTAAAAAGTCTTGTTACCGGAGGTGTTGTAAGTACAAATAGTTTTCTTCAGGACGTTAGAAATGCTGATTATCAAAACGCGATTGCAACAGCAAATATAAATACTACTGAAGGAGACGAAAGACTTTATTTAAAAGGAGGTCAGGGATCGTTGGCGGTAATTCGTCTTAATGATTTTGCTTCTCAGTTGGATGATATTAGAAAAACGAACTGGAAAGTAAACGAAGCAAATCTTGTTTTTCATGTTGATACAGATAAAATGGGGACTACGAGAAGACCGCAGCGAGTTTACTTGTATGATTTGACTAATAATACGGTTCTGTTAGATTATTCTGCGGATGATACAGCGCCTTATGGTGGTGGTTTAATTACGGTTGATTCTAAAAAAGGGACATATTATAAAATAAGAATTACGAATCATATTCGTAATCTGATCAAAGATGCAACAGCTAAAAATATTGATTTAGGGTTGTCAGTTTCTTTGAGCGGAAGTGTAATTGCTTCAAACCCATTAAAGAATAAAAATTCAATTATATCACAAGCACCGAGAACATCGGTGATGAGTCCTCTGGGTACAGTCTTGTACGGTGGAAAAACTTCTGCCGGTGATAAAAGACTGAAACTTGAGGTTTACTACACTAAACCAAATTAA